The Mycobacterium seoulense genome has a window encoding:
- a CDS encoding TetR/AcrR family transcriptional regulator, which yields MPRPGRRGEIFDAFVRYVAERGYDRTNMGDIADELGMSKGTIVHHFGTKAQMLRELEETHLARQLDALQMAWARLSAPHERIAAIIYASALLQVVARDATVASQREVVQLFDDPAMQQVRKLRNQLQALAVDEIRSGIESGVFRNVDVELAALQLWGSLQWMWVWFDPTGSRTPEQVGAAFVDVFLGGLLLDRLGLPKWADPSADVVSVVRECLAAVTSPAD from the coding sequence ATGCCCCGACCTGGGAGACGTGGCGAGATTTTCGACGCGTTCGTCCGTTATGTCGCCGAACGCGGCTACGACAGAACGAATATGGGCGACATCGCCGACGAGCTCGGCATGTCGAAGGGCACCATCGTTCACCATTTCGGGACCAAGGCGCAAATGCTGCGCGAGCTTGAAGAGACCCACCTCGCCCGCCAACTCGATGCGCTGCAGATGGCATGGGCTCGTCTGTCCGCGCCGCACGAACGCATCGCCGCGATCATCTACGCCTCCGCACTGCTCCAGGTGGTCGCCCGCGACGCGACCGTGGCTAGCCAGCGCGAGGTGGTTCAGTTGTTCGATGACCCGGCGATGCAGCAGGTGCGCAAGTTGCGTAATCAGCTGCAAGCCTTAGCGGTTGACGAGATCCGTAGCGGAATCGAGAGCGGAGTGTTCCGAAACGTCGACGTCGAACTGGCGGCACTGCAATTGTGGGGATCGCTGCAGTGGATGTGGGTGTGGTTCGATCCCACCGGCTCCAGGACGCCCGAACAAGTCGGGGCCGCATTCGTCGACGTGTTCCTCGGCGGACTGCTGCTCGACAGGCTGGGACTCCCCAAGTGGGCGGACCCATCCGCGGACGTCGTCTCCGTTGTGCGCGAATGCCTCGCCGCGGTCACGAGCCCGGCTGATTGA
- a CDS encoding MlaE family ABC transporter permease, giving the protein MVASKVGSRIRPGTEVAGGFFRMCVLTGKALRQPFEWREFIWNGWFLMRVSLLPTIAVSIPETVLLIFTLNLLLAEIGAADVSGAGAAIGAVTQLGPIVTVLVVAGAGGTAICADLGARTIREEIDALEVLGIDPIHRLVVPRVVASTLVAVLLNGLVVAVGLGGGYLFSVYLQNVSSGAYLSTLTALTGLPEVVIAFVKAATFGLIAGLVGCYRGLIVRGGSKGLGTAVNETVVLCFIALFAVNAALTTIGVRFGTGR; this is encoded by the coding sequence ATGGTTGCCAGCAAAGTGGGCAGCAGAATCCGGCCCGGCACGGAAGTGGCCGGCGGGTTCTTCCGGATGTGCGTGCTGACCGGCAAAGCGCTGAGGCAGCCGTTCGAGTGGCGCGAGTTCATCTGGAACGGCTGGTTTCTGATGCGGGTGTCGCTGCTGCCCACCATCGCGGTGTCCATCCCGGAAACCGTGCTGCTCATCTTCACGCTCAACCTGCTGCTGGCCGAGATCGGCGCCGCCGACGTCTCCGGTGCCGGCGCCGCGATCGGCGCGGTCACCCAGCTCGGCCCGATCGTGACCGTGCTGGTGGTCGCCGGCGCGGGCGGCACGGCCATCTGCGCCGACCTCGGTGCGCGAACCATCCGCGAGGAAATCGATGCGCTCGAGGTGCTCGGCATCGACCCGATCCACCGGCTGGTGGTGCCCCGTGTCGTCGCCTCGACACTCGTCGCGGTGCTGCTCAACGGCCTCGTGGTCGCCGTCGGCCTGGGGGGCGGCTACCTGTTCAGCGTGTATCTGCAGAACGTCTCGAGCGGCGCCTACCTCTCCACGTTGACGGCGCTCACCGGCCTGCCCGAGGTGGTGATCGCGTTCGTCAAGGCCGCGACGTTCGGCCTGATCGCCGGCCTGGTCGGCTGTTACCGGGGGCTGATCGTCCGCGGCGGATCCAAGGGTTTGGGCACCGCCGTCAACGAGACGGTGGTGCTGTGTTTCATCGCGCTGTTCGCGGTGAACGCCGCGCTGACCACCATCGGTGTCCGCTTCGGGACGGGGCGTTGA
- a CDS encoding MlaE family ABC transporter permease — MTAATGVPARHLHFPRAALSRYGEAPDRVLVEIGQMVWFALTAVGQIPFALHRYRRELLRMVAQMGMGTGAMAVVGGTAAIVGFITLSAGSLVAIQGYATLGNIGVEAFTGFLAALVNVRFVAPVAAGQALAATVGAGATAELGAMRISEEIDALEVMSIRSVAYLASTRVVAGLIVIIPLYGLAMTMAFLSQQVTTVFFYGQSLGTYNHYFHTFLRLNDVAWSFAEVILVAVVVMTTHCYYGYTATGGPVGVGEAVGRSMRLSLITIVVVVVLTAMAVYGKTPNFNLTV; from the coding sequence ATGACCGCAGCCACCGGGGTTCCCGCACGGCATCTCCACTTCCCGCGGGCCGCCCTCAGCCGATACGGCGAAGCGCCCGACAGGGTGCTGGTCGAGATCGGGCAAATGGTCTGGTTCGCCCTGACCGCAGTCGGGCAGATCCCCTTCGCCCTGCACCGTTACCGCAGGGAGCTGTTGAGGATGGTTGCCCAGATGGGAATGGGCACCGGCGCGATGGCCGTGGTAGGTGGCACCGCGGCCATCGTCGGCTTTATCACCCTGTCCGCGGGCTCTCTGGTCGCCATCCAGGGCTACGCGACGCTGGGCAATATCGGCGTGGAGGCCTTCACGGGATTTCTGGCCGCACTGGTCAACGTGCGGTTTGTGGCGCCGGTGGCCGCCGGCCAGGCGCTGGCCGCCACGGTCGGCGCGGGTGCCACCGCCGAACTGGGCGCCATGCGGATCAGCGAAGAGATCGACGCGCTGGAGGTGATGAGTATCCGGTCGGTCGCCTACCTGGCGTCGACCCGGGTCGTGGCCGGTCTGATCGTCATCATCCCGCTCTACGGGCTGGCGATGACCATGGCCTTCCTGTCCCAGCAGGTCACCACGGTCTTCTTCTACGGGCAGTCCCTCGGCACGTACAACCACTACTTCCACACCTTCCTGCGCCTGAACGACGTGGCCTGGTCATTCGCAGAGGTGATCCTGGTTGCCGTGGTCGTCATGACCACCCACTGCTACTACGGCTACACCGCCACCGGCGGGCCGGTCGGCGTTGGTGAAGCGGTCGGCCGGTCGATGCGGCTGTCCTTGATCACGATCGTGGTGGTGGTCGTGCTGACCGCGATGGCCGTGTACGGCAAGACTCCGAACTTCAACCTCACGGTGTAG
- a CDS encoding MCE family protein translates to MTAPVKQNPQRIPPYRTAALVFLLVAAAVLGFVWLQFRGELSPTTRLTMLAPRAGLVMDPGSKVTYNGVEIGRVATISEVERDGSPAAKFVLNVNPKYIEFIPANVDANIRATTVFGNKYVSLTSPKNPAPQPITPQHVIDARSVTTEFNTLFETLTAITEKIDPVKLNLTLAAAAQALTGLGDKFGQSIVNANAILDDINPQMPQIRHDIQRLADLGDVYTKAAPDLLDALNNAVVTARTVHRQESDLDAALLAAAGLGNTGADIFARGGPYLQRGAADLVPTAQLLDTYSPEFFCTIRNYYDEEPAAYATTGGGNGYALRTMTELTSGLGGILTLPGLAGTAATMGLLGLAGLVGGAPNPFVYPDNLPRVNARGGPGGAPGCWQAITHDLWPAPSLVVDTGASLAPYNHLETGSPYAIEYVWGRQVGDNTINP, encoded by the coding sequence ATGACCGCCCCCGTGAAGCAGAACCCGCAGCGCATCCCGCCGTATCGGACGGCGGCTTTGGTGTTCTTGTTGGTCGCTGCGGCGGTGCTGGGGTTCGTGTGGTTGCAGTTTCGCGGCGAGCTCTCGCCGACAACACGTTTGACGATGTTGGCTCCCCGTGCCGGTTTGGTGATGGATCCGGGGTCGAAGGTCACCTACAACGGCGTGGAAATCGGCCGGGTGGCCACCATCTCGGAGGTCGAGCGCGACGGATCACCGGCGGCCAAGTTCGTCTTGAACGTGAATCCGAAGTACATCGAGTTCATTCCGGCCAACGTGGATGCCAACATCAGGGCGACCACCGTGTTCGGCAACAAGTACGTGTCGTTGACATCGCCCAAAAACCCTGCACCGCAACCCATTACACCGCAGCACGTAATCGATGCCAGGTCGGTGACAACCGAGTTCAATACGCTGTTCGAGACGCTCACCGCGATCACGGAAAAGATCGATCCGGTCAAGCTGAACCTGACGCTGGCGGCGGCCGCGCAGGCGTTGACCGGGCTGGGCGACAAATTCGGGCAGTCGATCGTCAACGCCAACGCCATCCTCGACGACATCAATCCGCAGATGCCGCAGATCCGGCATGACATTCAGCGGCTGGCGGACCTGGGCGACGTCTACACCAAGGCCGCGCCGGATCTGCTCGACGCCCTCAACAACGCGGTGGTCACCGCGCGCACGGTGCACCGGCAGGAAAGCGACCTGGATGCGGCGTTGTTGGCCGCGGCCGGGTTGGGCAACACCGGCGCAGACATCTTCGCCCGCGGCGGGCCCTACCTGCAGCGTGGGGCCGCCGATCTGGTGCCCACGGCCCAGCTGCTCGACACCTACAGCCCCGAGTTCTTCTGCACCATCCGCAACTACTACGACGAGGAACCCGCGGCGTACGCGACGACCGGCGGCGGCAACGGTTACGCGCTGAGAACCATGACCGAGCTGACGTCGGGGTTGGGCGGCATCCTGACGCTCCCGGGGCTGGCCGGCACCGCGGCCACCATGGGCCTCCTCGGGCTCGCCGGGCTGGTCGGCGGCGCGCCGAATCCTTTTGTGTATCCGGACAATCTGCCGCGGGTGAACGCCCGCGGCGGCCCGGGGGGCGCGCCGGGCTGCTGGCAGGCCATCACCCATGACCTGTGGCCGGCGCCGAGTCTGGTGGTGGACACGGGCGCCAGCCTCGCGCCGTACAACCACCTAGAAACCGGCTCACCGTACGCGATCGAGTACGTGTGGGGCCGCCAGGTCGGGGACAACACGATCAACCCATGA
- a CDS encoding MCE family protein — translation MKITGSAIKLGIVSLVLLLITVSIVVVFAQMRFNSTNSYHAEFRNATGLKNGQFVRAAGVEIGKVKDVRLIEGGQRVRVDFDVDRSIPLYQSTTAQIRYLNLFADRYLELKRGDGEGSDRVLPPGGSIPLSRTSPALDLDALSAAGPDAAVSTITKPLPRTANSAISMTRQAVAECLVADRRSDLPASERRARRAHEVLRQHRCRTPDEADHTRSLTVRIQAHQVASVLGDRSEQINRLLVNTKTLLAAFNERGHAIGTCVQNRFRRWPRWHGASSTTTRTSIPCWSSCGPSVTCWWRAKTTWLRPSRTSASSPHRSGNPSRRGRTSRSSCPTCCRIGSCSRSSTPPSRSAASTRKTSGAAPVFPSSAGPTPTAPGSPTGRRRPHLRCWKGPRIIRDRPSRRERRVRTHHRPTRCRGRGIRCPARA, via the coding sequence ATGAAAATCACCGGCTCCGCTATCAAGCTCGGCATCGTCTCGCTGGTGCTGCTGCTGATCACCGTGTCGATCGTCGTGGTGTTCGCGCAGATGCGATTCAACAGCACCAACAGCTATCACGCGGAGTTCAGGAATGCCACCGGGCTGAAGAACGGCCAGTTCGTCCGCGCCGCCGGGGTGGAGATCGGCAAGGTCAAAGACGTACGGCTGATCGAAGGGGGGCAGCGGGTCCGGGTGGACTTCGACGTCGACCGCTCGATACCGCTCTACCAGTCGACGACGGCGCAGATCCGCTACCTCAACCTGTTCGCCGACCGCTACCTCGAACTCAAGCGCGGCGACGGTGAGGGCTCTGACCGGGTCCTGCCGCCGGGCGGCTCCATCCCACTGTCCCGAACTTCACCGGCGCTGGATCTCGACGCCCTATCAGCTGCTGGACCGGACGCGGCCGTTTCGACGATCACCAAGCCGCTGCCGCGCACCGCGAACTCGGCGATATCGATGACACGTCAAGCAGTCGCTGAATGTCTTGTCGCAGACCGTCGATCAGACCTACCCGCATCTGAGCGCCGCGCTCGACGGGCTCACGAAGTTCTCCGACAGCATCGGTGCAGAACGCCCGACGAAGCAGATCACACCCGGTCACTCACGGTGCGCATCCAGGCCCACCAGGTGGCCAGTGTGCTCGGTGATCGCAGCGAACAGATCAACCGGTTGTTGGTCAACACGAAGACGCTGCTGGCCGCGTTCAACGAACGTGGCCACGCCATCGGCACCTGTGTGCAGAACAGATTTCGGCGCTGGCCGAGGTGGCACGGGGCTTCATCAACGACAACCCGAACCTCAATCCCGTGCTGGAGCAGTTGCGGGCCATCAGTGACGTGCTGGTGGCGCGCAAAGACGACCTGGCTCAGACCCTCACGTACGTCAGCCAGTTCGCCGCATCGCTCGGGGAATCCGTCGCGTCGGGGCCGTACTTCAAGATCGTCCTGTCCAACCTGCTGCCGTATTGGATCTTGCAGCCGTTCGTCGACGCCGCCTTCAAGAAGCGCGGCATCGACCCGGAAGACTTCTGGCGCAGCGCCGGTCTTCCCGAGTTCCGCTGGCCCGACCCCAACGGCACCCGGTTCCCCAACGGGGCGCCGCCGCCCGCACCTCCGGTGCTGGAAGGGACCCCGGATCATCCGGGACCGGCCGTCCCGCCGGGAACGGCGTGTTCGTACACACCACCGGCCGACGCGCTGCCGCGGCCGGGGAATCCGTTGCCCTGCGCGGGCGTAG
- a CDS encoding virulence factor Mce family protein, which translates to MSSVFNVRHLRPRNVIGALVVLLGLVAGFVGWQLYQNLTTNTVVAYLPAANALYSGDKVQIMGVRVGSVDKIEPAGDKMKVTFHYENKYKVPANASAVVVNPTLVASRSIQLEPPYRGGPVMGNHAVIPIERTQVPTEWDELRDSVATIISKLGPTPEQPKGPFGEAIESFADGLAGKGKQINTTLNSLSRSLTALNEGRGDFFAVVRSLAQFVNALHKDDQQFVALNKNLAQFTDKLTGSDRDLANAIQQFDSLLSTLRPFLDKNRGVLAHDVDNLATLTTTLVQPDPLNGLETALHVLPTLETNLSQIYHPSHGAVMSIPAIPNFANPMQFVCSMIQAGSRLGYQDSAELCAQYLAPILDAIKFNYLPFGLNLFSTAEALPKEVAYSEARLQPPNGYKDTTVPGIWVPDTPLSHRNTQPGWVVAPGMQGTQVGPVTGGLLTPASLAELMGGPDSPPPPSGLQTPPGPPNAYDENPVVPPIGLQAPQVPIPPPPPAPGVVPGPVAPTPAAASTGAGS; encoded by the coding sequence TTGAGCAGCGTCTTCAATGTCCGCCACCTGCGCCCCCGAAACGTCATCGGAGCACTGGTGGTGCTGCTGGGCCTGGTCGCCGGGTTCGTCGGCTGGCAGCTGTACCAGAACCTGACCACCAACACCGTGGTCGCTTACCTCCCGGCGGCGAATGCGCTCTATTCCGGGGACAAAGTCCAGATCATGGGCGTTCGGGTGGGTTCAGTCGACAAGATCGAACCGGCCGGCGACAAGATGAAGGTGACGTTTCACTACGAGAACAAGTACAAGGTGCCCGCCAACGCGTCCGCCGTGGTCGTCAACCCCACCCTGGTGGCGTCGCGCAGCATCCAGCTGGAACCGCCGTACAGAGGTGGCCCGGTGATGGGCAACCACGCCGTGATCCCCATCGAGCGCACCCAGGTGCCGACGGAGTGGGACGAACTGCGGGACAGCGTCGCCACCATCATCTCCAAACTCGGCCCGACACCGGAGCAACCCAAGGGTCCGTTCGGAGAGGCGATCGAGTCGTTCGCCGACGGGCTGGCCGGTAAGGGCAAGCAGATCAATACGACGTTGAACAGCCTGTCGCGGTCGTTGACCGCGCTGAACGAGGGCCGCGGCGACTTCTTCGCAGTGGTGCGCAGCCTGGCCCAGTTCGTCAACGCCCTGCACAAAGACGACCAGCAATTCGTCGCGCTCAACAAGAATCTGGCCCAGTTCACCGACAAGCTGACCGGTTCCGACCGGGACCTCGCCAATGCGATACAGCAGTTCGACAGCCTGCTCTCCACGCTGCGTCCGTTCTTGGACAAGAACCGCGGGGTGCTCGCGCACGACGTCGACAACCTCGCCACCCTGACCACCACGCTGGTCCAACCCGATCCGCTGAACGGATTGGAGACGGCCCTGCACGTCCTGCCGACGCTGGAGACGAACCTCAGCCAGATCTATCACCCGTCGCACGGCGCCGTCATGTCCATCCCGGCGATCCCGAACTTCGCGAACCCGATGCAGTTCGTCTGCAGCATGATTCAGGCCGGTAGCCGGCTGGGCTATCAGGATTCCGCCGAACTGTGTGCGCAATACCTGGCGCCGATCCTCGATGCCATCAAGTTCAATTACCTGCCGTTCGGCCTGAACCTGTTCAGCACCGCCGAGGCGCTGCCCAAGGAAGTCGCCTACTCCGAGGCCCGGCTGCAGCCGCCCAACGGGTACAAGGACACCACGGTGCCCGGGATCTGGGTGCCCGATACACCGTTGTCGCACCGCAACACTCAGCCCGGCTGGGTTGTCGCACCGGGCATGCAGGGCACGCAGGTCGGGCCGGTCACGGGGGGCCTGCTGACGCCCGCGTCTCTGGCCGAACTGATGGGCGGCCCGGACAGTCCGCCCCCGCCCTCGGGATTGCAGACCCCGCCGGGACCGCCCAACGCCTACGACGAGAACCCGGTGGTGCCACCCATCGGCCTGCAGGCCCCGCAGGTGCCGATCCCGCCACCGCCACCGGCGCCGGGTGTGGTCCCGGGCCCGGTCGCACCCACACCGGCGGCCGCGTCGACAGGAGCGGGATCATGA
- a CDS encoding virulence factor Mce family protein, whose protein sequence is MTGARDKRALKALCAFGSRTRHRAWKGLALLSAAAVLTSCAKWHGIANVPMPGGPGSGPGSYTVYVQLPDTLALNDNSRVRVADVFVGTVRAIELKNWVATLTLHLGKEVKLPKNATAKIGQTSLLGSQHVELAAPPNPSPEPLRDGDTIPLKNSSTYPTTEQTLASLAIVLRGGGIPNLEVLQNEVYNIVNGRAEQIRAFLGKLDTFTARLDEQRADITRAIDSTNRLLAYVGPRSDVLDRVLTEFPPLLKHFADKQNLLINAVDATGRLSQLADQYLSASRGDIHQDLLSLQCPLRELGRAAPYLIRALKLILVRPFDIDSVPKAFRGDYFNLSLTLDLTMSAVDNAVLTGTGFSGALRALEQSWGRDPETMIPDVRYTPNPNDAPGGPLVERADRQC, encoded by the coding sequence ATGACGGGCGCGCGTGACAAGAGGGCGCTGAAGGCGCTGTGCGCGTTCGGTTCTCGCACTCGGCACCGAGCCTGGAAGGGGCTGGCACTGTTGAGCGCCGCTGCGGTGCTGACGTCGTGCGCGAAGTGGCACGGAATTGCGAACGTGCCGATGCCCGGCGGCCCGGGCTCTGGGCCCGGCTCCTACACCGTCTACGTGCAGCTGCCGGACACGTTGGCGCTCAACGACAACAGCCGGGTGCGGGTCGCCGACGTCTTTGTCGGCACGGTGCGCGCTATCGAACTGAAGAACTGGGTGGCGACGCTGACGTTACATCTGGGCAAGGAAGTCAAGTTGCCCAAGAACGCGACCGCCAAGATCGGGCAGACCAGCCTTCTGGGTTCTCAGCACGTGGAGCTGGCCGCGCCGCCCAACCCGTCGCCGGAACCACTGCGGGACGGCGACACCATCCCGCTGAAGAATTCGTCCACCTACCCCACGACCGAGCAGACGCTGGCAAGTCTGGCCATCGTGCTGCGCGGCGGGGGCATCCCGAACCTCGAAGTGCTGCAGAACGAGGTCTACAACATCGTGAACGGTCGGGCCGAGCAGATCCGTGCCTTCCTCGGCAAGCTGGACACCTTCACCGCCCGACTCGACGAGCAACGCGCTGACATCACCCGAGCCATCGATTCCACCAACCGGTTGCTGGCGTATGTGGGTCCCCGCTCGGATGTCCTGGATCGCGTCCTCACCGAATTCCCGCCGCTACTCAAGCATTTCGCCGACAAACAGAACCTTCTGATCAACGCGGTCGACGCGACGGGACGGCTCAGCCAGCTTGCCGATCAATACCTGTCGGCCTCGCGCGGCGACATCCACCAGGACCTGTTGTCGTTGCAGTGCCCACTGCGGGAACTCGGCCGCGCGGCACCGTATCTGATTCGCGCACTCAAGCTGATCCTCGTCCGGCCGTTCGACATCGACTCCGTGCCCAAGGCGTTCCGCGGCGACTACTTCAACCTGTCGCTGACGCTGGACCTGACCATGAGCGCCGTCGACAACGCGGTCCTCACCGGGACCGGCTTCTCGGGAGCGCTGCGCGCGCTCGAGCAATCGTGGGGCCGCGACCCCGAAACGATGATCCCCGACGTCCGGTACACGCCGAACCCCAACGACGCCCCGGGCGGACCGCTGGTCGAGAGGGCGGACCGGCAATGCTGA
- a CDS encoding MlaD family protein, translated as MLTRFIKRQLVMFAVLTAITAVALGWYYLQIPSAVGIGQYTLNADLPASGGLYKTSNVTYRGETIGTVTAVEPTKTGARVTMSIGDRYKIPVDASANVHSVSAVGEQYLDLVSVGNPGRYFSPGQTITKGTVPTEIGPALDAANRGLAVLPKDKIASLLDETAQAVGGLGPALQRLVDATQAIAGDFKTNIADVNDIIQNSGPIIDSQVDSGDSIERWSHNLNILAAQSAENDQHVQSILTQAAPTADQVNEVFSDVRESLPQTLANLEIVLDMLKRYHKGVEQLLVAYPQGASEGQAVTAAFPGYASLGTSLTINQPPPCLTGFLPASQWRSPADTSLAPMPSGTYCKIPQDTPANAVRGARNLPCVDVPGKRAATPRECRDPKPYVPLGTNPWYGEPNQILTCPAPAARCDQPVKPGQVIPAPSVNNGLNPAPSDRVAGTPPPVSDALQRPGSGTVECNGQQPNPCVYTPAGPPPAVYLPQSGELVGPDGAKYTVENSSKTGDDGWKDMLAPRG; from the coding sequence ATGCTGACCCGGTTCATCAAGCGTCAACTGGTGATGTTCGCCGTCCTGACTGCGATCACGGCGGTCGCGCTGGGCTGGTACTACTTGCAGATCCCCAGCGCGGTGGGGATCGGCCAGTACACATTGAATGCGGACCTGCCCGCGTCGGGCGGTCTGTACAAGACGTCCAACGTGACCTACCGCGGTGAAACCATCGGCACGGTCACCGCCGTCGAGCCGACCAAGACCGGCGCGCGGGTGACCATGAGCATCGGGGACCGCTACAAGATTCCGGTCGACGCGTCGGCGAACGTGCATTCGGTGTCGGCGGTCGGTGAGCAGTATCTGGACCTGGTGTCGGTCGGCAACCCCGGCCGATACTTCTCGCCGGGACAGACCATCACCAAGGGCACGGTGCCCACCGAGATCGGGCCGGCGCTGGACGCGGCCAACCGCGGGCTTGCCGTGCTGCCCAAGGACAAGATCGCCTCGCTGCTCGACGAAACGGCCCAGGCTGTCGGTGGATTGGGCCCCGCGCTGCAGCGGCTGGTGGACGCGACCCAGGCGATCGCCGGTGACTTCAAGACCAACATCGCCGACGTCAACGACATCATCCAAAACTCCGGGCCGATCATCGACAGCCAGGTCGACTCCGGTGACTCGATCGAGCGCTGGTCGCACAACCTGAACATCCTGGCCGCGCAGAGCGCGGAAAACGACCAGCACGTGCAAAGCATCCTGACCCAAGCCGCGCCGACGGCCGATCAGGTCAACGAGGTGTTCAGCGACGTCCGCGAGTCGCTGCCGCAGACACTGGCCAATCTCGAGATCGTGCTCGACATGCTCAAGCGCTACCACAAGGGCGTCGAGCAACTGCTGGTGGCCTATCCGCAGGGCGCCTCGGAAGGCCAGGCGGTCACGGCGGCTTTCCCCGGCTACGCGTCGCTCGGCACGTCGCTGACGATCAACCAGCCCCCGCCGTGCCTGACCGGGTTTCTCCCGGCATCTCAATGGCGGTCCCCCGCTGACACCAGCCTGGCGCCGATGCCGTCCGGAACCTATTGCAAGATCCCGCAGGACACTCCCGCCAACGCCGTGCGCGGCGCACGCAACCTTCCGTGTGTCGATGTCCCCGGTAAACGCGCCGCGACGCCGCGCGAGTGCCGCGACCCCAAGCCATACGTCCCGCTGGGCACCAACCCCTGGTACGGCGAACCGAACCAGATCCTGACGTGCCCGGCGCCCGCCGCGCGTTGCGACCAGCCGGTGAAACCGGGCCAGGTCATACCCGCGCCGTCGGTCAACAACGGCCTCAACCCAGCGCCCTCCGACCGCGTGGCGGGGACACCGCCGCCCGTCAGCGATGCGCTGCAGAGGCCGGGATCGGGAACCGTCGAATGCAATGGGCAGCAACCCAATCCGTGCGTTTACACCCCCGCCGGTCCTCCCCCGGCCGTTTACCTTCCTCAGAGCGGCGAATTGGTAGGGCCCGACGGCGCCAAGTACACGGTCGAGAATTCGAGTAAGACAGGAGACGACGGATGGAAGGACATGCTGGCACCGCGCGGCTGA
- a CDS encoding type II toxin-antitoxin system Phd/YefM family antitoxin, whose protein sequence is MRETIGLGQLRSNACTYLERVAAGETIDVVRRGKLVARIVSVGDWRVAPIPARSVDTAASAAGGWVGLDELRTRAGRCFDRVAAGETLSVVRGGRLLAQIVPAGDAERTSVRADASGGIELDELRKRAGRYFDEVAAGQTIEVIRGGKLVARIVSVA, encoded by the coding sequence ATGCGGGAAACCATTGGCCTGGGTCAACTTCGGAGCAACGCGTGCACATACCTCGAGCGGGTTGCGGCCGGCGAGACGATCGACGTCGTCCGTCGCGGCAAACTGGTGGCCCGTATCGTGTCCGTCGGCGACTGGAGGGTCGCCCCGATCCCGGCACGATCCGTCGACACCGCGGCATCGGCCGCCGGCGGGTGGGTCGGGCTCGACGAACTGCGAACGCGAGCCGGGCGGTGCTTCGACCGCGTCGCGGCCGGGGAGACGCTCAGCGTTGTTCGCGGTGGCCGCTTACTCGCGCAAATCGTGCCCGCCGGCGACGCCGAACGGACCTCGGTTCGGGCCGACGCGAGCGGCGGGATCGAGCTTGACGAACTGCGCAAGCGCGCGGGGCGCTACTTCGACGAGGTCGCGGCCGGACAGACGATCGAGGTCATCCGCGGCGGCAAGCTGGTCGCCCGCATCGTGTCGGTCGCCTAG
- a CDS encoding pyridoxamine 5'-phosphate oxidase family protein: MTATGFHEGETATQRRAGVEAEARRLEGMLDASGLSPGAARFLASQRFAALTGRDHDGLLWISPLAAPPGFLRGRSDVLHVSALPREGDPLHDLPSGQQVGLIAVDFATRRRLRVNGEFLGAERGGMTVRVEQSYGNCPKYIHRHAIDVAGLAAPASRRRTTLLTPADEALIAASDTFFLGTSHPTRGSDASHRGGPPGFVRVDSPNSLWWPDFPGNNMFNSYGNLAVDDEAALLFLDFDTGDALHVTGRARVRWTAPGAPGDDGGVGRNVAFSVGLVAR; this comes from the coding sequence ATGACCGCGACGGGCTTCCACGAGGGCGAGACCGCAACGCAGCGCCGAGCGGGCGTCGAAGCCGAGGCCAGGCGGCTCGAGGGCATGCTCGACGCGTCGGGCCTGTCCCCCGGCGCCGCACGGTTTCTCGCGTCACAGCGGTTTGCCGCGCTGACCGGACGTGACCACGACGGGCTCCTCTGGATCTCGCCGTTGGCCGCACCGCCGGGTTTCCTGCGCGGACGAAGTGACGTCTTGCACGTGTCGGCCTTGCCGCGCGAGGGCGATCCCCTGCACGACTTGCCGAGTGGTCAACAGGTCGGACTGATCGCCGTCGACTTCGCCACCCGACGCAGGTTGCGCGTGAACGGCGAGTTCCTCGGTGCCGAGCGCGGGGGTATGACGGTCCGCGTCGAGCAGTCATACGGCAACTGTCCCAAGTACATTCACCGCCACGCCATCGACGTGGCCGGCCTGGCCGCCCCCGCGTCGCGACGGCGCACAACGCTGCTGACCCCCGCCGACGAAGCGTTGATTGCAGCGTCGGACACGTTCTTCCTGGGCACCAGCCATCCCACCCGCGGCAGCGACGCGTCACACCGCGGCGGTCCACCGGGATTCGTCCGGGTGGACTCGCCGAACTCATTGTGGTGGCCGGATTTTCCGGGGAACAACATGTTCAACAGCTATGGCAACCTGGCGGTCGACGACGAGGCCGCGTTGCTGTTCCTCGATTTCGATACCGGCGACGCTCTGCACGTCACCGGGAGGGCGCGCGTACGGTGGACCGCGCCCGGCGCGCCCGGTGACGACGGCGGCGTGGGCCGAAACGTCGCATTCTCCGTTGGCCTCGTAGCCCGCTAG